The sequence TTTCGCGATTATGTAGTCTTTGAACTCATCAACATATTGATACAGATGATTCAAACAGAACTGGAGACCgttttatgagaaaattcatataTGGTGAAACACGACTTAAAAACAAAGCAACGAGATACTGCTATTATTTACTAATCGACAATCTCGTGACACTTACCATATTAAGGCATAATTTAATACGCATAAAAAGGAACACTCTTGTGGAAAATTGGAGGATTAAAAATCATTCCGTGCATGATGTGAATTAAGAAAACATTAGATGATTAACGCAAATCATTCTCATATAAATATAGCTCTATGCGATTATACTAAAATGAGTTTCATAATAACAAGGAACGTGAGCTTATCTCAAGTCATTCCACAGACTCAAAACATGGTCTGGCAACATGAGCAACCTCGCATCCTCGGTAACACGAAACAACAAAAATGTCTATTAAGTTTAATGGAAAATAAATTCGAcaaaaagataaaagaaattCCTAAAACTAAATAACCCAAGTAGAACCACCTTAGTTAGCCAATCATCCACTCATCCTCAAAATCCAGAATCCGATACTCGATTTTGTCCCCATTCGCAGCAAAATTTCTCATAGGTGATCAAACAACGATCAATCAATCCTGGGGCACGTCCCTCTTCGAATCGCCACTATTCTCAGTTCCCCTTTCCTCAAGCAACCTTCCGGCCTCCTCATCAGTCTGTTGCACCTTCTTCTGCGCTTCCTTGGCCTTCATGGCCTGCAATTTCGAGTGGTTGTAATATGCAACCCCCAAGAAAGCCAATCCATAACCAAACAAATTTACAGGAGTCACCGTATCCTTAATCACCGACCAAGAGAAAGCAATCAAGAGCCAATCCTTCACCACACCGGCCACATTCATGGTCAAAGCAGATGTCTTTCCAACAAGCAAAAATACAGCAAGATTCAGGGCAAAAGCACAGAACGAATTAGACgcaaaaatagcataatcaaaATGGAAGCTCGAATTCTCCTTCAATGATGGGAACTCAACAAGAACCCAAGGAATAAACAAGAAGGCCAAGCAACACGGCGCCACATAATAAAGAGAAGTAATGGGATTAAGAGTGATCCCTTTGGAAGTAAGCAATATCTGAATCATAACAAGCCTAGTGGCCTCAAAAGCAACAGCACCCAATTGAAGCATAACCCCCCAAGAATCAAACTTGGCCTCACCAAAAGCAGCAATCGCCACCCCAACCGAGATCGAAACCATATTCGCCATCGTCTCCGACCTAAAGCCCTCCTTTTTAAACATAACACCAATCGAATACACAGCCACAGGCATCAGCGCCTTAAGCATTTGAATAAATGACACAGAGAGATAAATATACGCAGAATTCGAAAGCCAGAGTGAAAGAGAGTACAAAAGGCCAATCGGGACCACAGATCTGAGGTAAAGATCCCAAGACATGGTGACTGGCTCCACCGCCTTGAAAACCCGAACCAGTAAATACGCGAGAGAAGAGCAGAAGGACATGTGAATCATCGTGAGCGAGATGGGGTAAGGCCAATTGTACATCTTTCGATCCAGAATGTACTTGTTGTAGACGATGACAGTGAAAGAGAGGAAGATCCATATCGCCACGTATGTATACGAAAGCACGATCTTCCTCACCACGCCTTCGCTCAAAGCTCCGCCTTTCCCCATTGTGGATTTCTTCTGCAACTCTTTGTCTCTCTGTCAGAAGTGAAGGAATTTAGTTATGGAAGATATATACTTATACATAATCTATTAATGATGACGTTTGAGTCCGTCAAGGAGACTTCTCAAGGAAACGTAATTTGATCaacttcaaattcaatttactattttatattatattatttttaaaacaaaatgcCCATTTCTCAATAAATAGATTCTTTCTAGTTTATATAGAATATTCAtgctcttttattttatttcatcaaaCATACATTTaggtatattatataattatttaaatgctttatgtatataatattatatttcgaTCTTTATTTATGAGATGGGTTAACtatatccatatttacaataagtAATATTATTGacataaaaattgatattttttcatgagtgctCAAATAAaacatgtctcacaaaattgactaatgagattatctaaaaaaatttattattagatATAATTTAGCGATTGGAGAATTATTAacaaagtaaataaaataactcTTTGATAAATACTAAATTAGTATTagtggtttaaaagaaaaaaaaaacaagtattAGTGAAAATGTAGTTAAGATTTCTCATATCTCTTTGttttaatgcaaaattttatGCTATATATCATATGTCCACTACTGATAAAGCAAAGTTTTATTCTACATACCATATATATTCACCTTTTTGTTGCATAATTTTTCGTTAGATACGGTTAAATTACTCACATATTAAGGTGGAATTCATTATATTAGATAACAAAACCATTTATAAGTCTATGTAAAATTGCCACTACGTTAGTTGCGTGGCTGGAGAtataatatttagaaaaattaatttccttctttaaattttttggtgATATAACGGGACAATATTTTATTCTTGttgttttgtataattttgaatttataNTACatataatatacaaataaaataaatttttttacatattatttgtattttctctaattatatatttcacATTACTAtgatctgatttttttttaaaaaaaagaatttgatttgatttaacttagatataataatagtaataacaacaataataactTATGCATTTTGTGTagaatccataaatatttacaATAGTTACGGGTTGCAGATGCAGATGGCATCATATTCCCGGATTAAGATAATATCAAACGGAGTATACACCCCGAAAACTCGAACGACTTCTCCGTTTCTTCGAGACAGTGATTCTTCTCCTCTCTAGTCCAACTCTGAGAAAATTGTATATAAAACCATTAACTAAACGGTATAATAACATAGTCAACAAGTTGTTTGATTTTCGCCACGAAAAATGTGAAAATAATGACGAGTGTAACTAGAAATTTCAGGACATACGTCGGCGACACTATTTAGCCTGTCCCGGACATTCTGCAATAGTTGAGAGAGGTCGCCTTCCCATGTGTAGAATTCTAGTTCCTTCCCGTTAAGGGTCTTCTGTGATACCTGTGGAAAAAGAAGCAGCTAATATTTTTGTCTGACGTAAATTAAACAAGAACAGAAAGCTAAAAAAAGCATGTTGTTTGACAAATTGATAATAAATTAGAACACTGATCACAATGAGCTACGGATTTACTGGGTGTGTCGATTGATAAACAAACTTCGGTTTATAGCTTCATCTCAGAAAGACTAAATCGATGAAAGAAATACTAAAAACGCATTGGAATACCGAACATAGAGTGTTCCAAATCAATCTGTAAAGCATATGAAATTTGGAAGACGGAAAATAAATTGCTAGGGGTTTATCAATTTCAGTCTCAGAAAATATTGCTGACCTTTCTCCCTATCATCCTGCCACCAGCTGAGTGGGCAAAGTATGTGTTATAGAAATGGCAAATAAATGCCTGAGGGTCTTTCTCTGATAACTTCTCAAGATACTCAACATAATTAACACCAGGAGACGATGGTTCGGGTATCACATGTCCTTGCAGCTTAAACCATTCCAAGTCTTTTCCAAGACTTTCTGATCTCTCTAGACCCGTGTTCCTGAATTCGACATCTGCAACATCCAAAACCAATAGTTAGCTTAAAAGTACGAAAACGCACAATCTATATAATCAACAACCAAAGCTTATCCATAATTCTTAAATTTCTGGAAGCATTGATGAGAATATATCCCGAAGAAAGGTGTTCTCCCAACAAAAAAGAGACGCAGTCTTGCGCTAAATCAAGAATAATGCCAAGTTTTCTTTCCATCTCCTTTCTGTCACCGGATTACAATTATCAGCcggcattttttattttcttaatttttaaaattcacttGTGGGCAGCAAAAAAGTGCATAATAGCAATTGCAATTTTGCGCGCGATGATTTTGTACATATTTTCTACTTCCGGTACTCACAAACAGCAAATGATCACACAATTGTCAACTATCCAAGGCTGATATATGAAGATATCCACTTCAAGATCGAAAAAAACAGTCGCATAATCCAATTCAAACTTTCAAATTCCAACACCTCAAGCATCAGCTAATTAAAAACACCAACATGTCAAAACGCAGCGGATCAAACAAATGAACAATCGAGAAACAACATACTCACATTCAGGGAATGCAGCTCTCTCTACAATCCTCTCAAGAGTCTCGAAAACAAGCTTACTGTCCACCAAGAACTTCAAGTACCCCTCAACAGTAGGCTCCCATTTAGCCACCGGCGGGCCTTCCGGCTCCTTCTCCCCTTCCTTAGCTTGGTCCCTTGTGTGCAGTTTCATCGCCACAAATCTCATTTCCTCCACGAACCCCTTACCCTCACCTGGGTACCTACTCTTCTGCTTCTCCGCGGCTGCTGTTGCTGAAACAACCACCATCCTTGCTCTCTTCTCAGTAAAAACCGATATGGGCAGGGATAAAATTTGGTTAAATCGACGATTTTTAGATTTTCCCAACTTGCAGAAAGGGGACTGCGAGACGGGTGTTATAGAAGCCATGGCGAGGAAGAGTGTTCAGGTGGGTAtccaaaaaaccaaaaaaaatttaaaaaataaaatagagataatctaaattaatattgttGTTGAGCGCAAACAGGATAGGAGCAATGAGAAAAAAGCATGAAGATGGCTGTTGGGGTAATCGTAAGGATAACGCTACTGATACAGAGGTGATTATTTAATGTGTATTTATGAATCTTTTATTGGCTTCGACGAGATTGGATGTATGTGTAAACGTAATGagaatatattataattgttaCTTCAATTCCTCCATGGAAATGGATAGCCATCTCCATTTTTCTATTCACTGATGAGACAGACAGACAGACATGCTTTGTCATTGCGGGGGGAGAACGGGGAGAGTTGTCGCTATACGAAATCTTGGTAAGTTCGACCCGACCCCTGCGGGGCAGCCCGCAGGGGTCGATCCAACAGCAGTGCCCGCAGGGTCGATCCAACAGCTCGGAGGATTTTTCagagtcaatttttttttttttttacatagaGGTGGGCCCGGATCACTCGTGAAATAATCCCGAAATCTTGTGCACTTGTCAGCAATTTTCATGAACCGCActtttaaattcatttaaatttaaatattatttaccaCATGAAGGGCAAATAAAAGAAGCAGGGCGTTGTGTACAGCCCAGCCCGTGGGCCATTTCGGGCTCTCCTCAACTGTTCCATTGTATTTGTTGAGATGGGCCTTGCGTAGttccttaaaatcaaataaCTATTGACAATTTTAACTGCAACGGGTACCTGATCGGATATCGAGTAGGATTATATTTACAATGCGGGTTTGGTTATTCTTAGAAAAATAACTCGATCAATCGAATAATAACCGATAAAGTGGCTATGACGTCGGTGAACCGGATGTGTTGTGTAACACACTTGGTGTGGCGAGTGTCGCTAGATGCATGGCCTCACTTGAAATTTACGATAGATCCGTGTGTATGAATGTTCGGACTGCATCAAGAGTAAAACTCCGATGAAACATAATATGAGCATGAAAAACCATTCATATGTCAATAAAAAAAACCTTATTACAAATGAGTTCTGATCGAGAATAAATAAGATCGGATGATTTTGGTCAATCTGTGGATGATAATATCAGCAAATGATTGTATCATATCAAGAAAACGAGCGCCATCAAAAGTTGATAATGGAGAAGTGGCAGTTTCTTTAATTTCCTACCACTAATCCCATGTGACAATTATTTTCCGATTGAATATGCGTGTCTTAATCGAtgctttctttattttttatgcacatcttaactgatttttcataaaattttgattagcCGATTTGCAGATGATTTGTAATTTGGTAAGAAAATATCTGTAtggttttatttcttttttttttttaaaaaaataatatctctTAACAACAGTATGTCGTAAGAATTTTTCGGACCGAATTTCTTGAAACATATTTTGAGTTGGaatattccttttttttttggattcgaaaaaaaaagaggaaaaaaagaatattccaactcattattaatttaaaatatgcaaaatGACCGGATTCCCTTGACCTAAAAAAGAAGGCACGTTCACCATAGGCGGCTACTAGCTCCACTGCATAATAcgctaatatatatattttatttacttaGGTCCCTTCTCCGTTAATTAATATCATCAATCCATGggtatatattatacttatataatttatttatatatttttaaaaaccaaaTATAATATGCTATCATAttgttatataataaaaaagaacgaaagaaacaaaataataattaatgtagtttagattttaaaatattctacTCTTTATTACTGGAGAAATTATATATACGGTCGTTCTTCTAAGTTAGACCATATATATCGAATTTTGGTACTTTAATTGATCAAAATCTGACCTTACTACAATAAAATAGTATCTTTCGTGATTTTAATTCCATTTTATCAGGTAAAATTCATTCTAAATgcaaaattaatgaaattttgtattgaattttgtgTTGTAAAAATGTCGTTGTACCTGTAACACGACTACttaatttaataactcaaacaCACAAAAGTTTAAGTCAATGTCAACTTATTTATTTCCAAGCATTTTAAcaattttccttttattttcatGGTTTCACACTTAATTATTATCGGGTCAATAATCNCAAATTTTACTTCACGGAGATCTTCATGCAACTGTATATGGGATTGATAAGCTGCACATTGGATTCATCGCCGAATTATTTCATAAGGTGTTTATTCTTAACCTGAACTTTATTTTTCTGTATTCATGGTATATATCGAGGTTTCAAGTGTCTGAATACAAAAGTTCGATAAGTTTACAAACCCAGCTGGGGTTTTCAAGTTCGTCACATGAATGTTGAGTTCAAGCAATTCCTAGGATCGTGGCGGCGTAGGGCTGAAAATCAATTCTCGATTCGATTTAACTCATTTTGGCAAGTATTTCATTGATcttgttaagattggaacttgaacCTAATTCAACCCCAAAACTAGCTCAAAAGGGAGAGGATTGTCCAAATCTACATATGCAAGTttcagaaattttatttaatcgaTGTGGGTCAACTAATAGATCATCAAACTATGCTTGAGGAAACTCACAGTTGGAAATCATGATTAGTATTTCAGTATAACTACTCTGGATTTTATAGAAATTTGACAAGCTAGGAAACGTCAGAATAAAGAACAAGTTcaaattatcattattattcgaaatttcttttaatcgATTCATCTCTTCCATgcgttaaatattttttaaacatcttattttccttctaaaaacttgcatttcatcatttttttccCCCTAATTTCACAttgttttctttaaatatatatagtattgACATTTATATTTGTGCAGTCAATATAACTTAAAAAGTTGGAAAGAGATTTGACACTTTTGTCTTTTGAAGAAAAGTACTCCATGTGAAACTTATAACATTGGTTGAATGATTTGATTTAAgtattgaatttaaaataatgaatttcaatctactttaataattaagaattgaaatatattgtttagattttaaaaaaataattaaaaatagtaatgaaattatttaaatctaCAGAAAATAGTCCAGACAACATGAACAGATTTATGGACTTTTTAACTATTCACTATTGCAATAGACATTTGTAGAGAAGTGGTGGGTGGGGGTGCAAAGGGTGAATAGAGATAGCTTAGCAGCAATTTTTTGCGTGTGGAATTAATTGATATTATTGTGGTCGTTGATAATTTGTCGAATTCTCAATTGTTATCCATTCTTAGGAgtattttttttcagttttggatttttattttaagatattttgACACTTAAAATTATGTGACATAAATTGTTAGATCTGTTCTGGTTACAGTTACTATTAACAAACAGTTTCGATTTCGGTTCAATTTACAAATTCAAGAATACAATAAAATGGAACTTAAACTTAATTATGTaatacaaaaactcatgtgagacggtctcacgggtcattcacgaaaaagtattactttttatgtcaaatatattaatttttattgtaaatatgaacatgagTGATacatctcacgaataaagatccgtgagaccgtcttatgaaagacatAATCTTCTATTAATTATTAGACATGACAAATTGATTGTTTttaatatatgtgtatatatattaaaaggAACAAAGATAATTCATTCTATGGTAGAAATAACGAtgaaatttcagaaaataaaactgtaattaaaatagtgtATAGGATTTACAGTAAAACAAAACATGGACTTATTTCACATACATTGAATTTTCCTGAGTAAACTGATGTCAATGATCTACAATTAGCTCTCTTAAAGGGTCTCTTCTAAAAATCGGCCTAGACGGCGCTAGGCAC comes from Primulina huaijiensis isolate GDHJ02 chromosome 2, ASM1229523v2, whole genome shotgun sequence and encodes:
- the LOC140971373 gene encoding probable sugar phosphate/phosphate translocator At5g25400, whose amino-acid sequence is MGKGGALSEGVVRKIVLSYTYVAIWIFLSFTVIVYNKYILDRKMYNWPYPISLTMIHMSFCSSLAYLLVRVFKAVEPVTMSWDLYLRSVVPIGLLYSLSLWLSNSAYIYLSVSFIQMLKALMPVAVYSIGVMFKKEGFRSETMANMVSISVGVAIAAFGEAKFDSWGVMLQLGAVAFEATRLVMIQILLTSKGITLNPITSLYYVAPCCLAFLFIPWVLVEFPSLKENSSFHFDYAIFASNSFCAFALNLAVFLLVGKTSALTMNVAGVVKDWLLIAFSWSVIKDTVTPVNLFGYGLAFLGVAYYNHSKLQAMKAKEAQKKVQQTDEEAGRLLEERGTENSGDSKRDVPQD
- the LOC140971374 gene encoding heme oxygenase 1, chloroplastic-like — translated: MASITPVSQSPFCKLGKSKNRRFNQILSLPISVFTEKRARMVVVSATAAAEKQKSRYPGEGKGFVEEMRFVAMKLHTRDQAKEGEKEPEGPPVAKWEPTVEGYLKFLVDSKLVFETLERIVERAAFPEYVEFRNTGLERSESLGKDLEWFKLQGHVIPEPSSPGVNYVEYLEKLSEKDPQAFICHFYNTYFAHSAGGRMIGRKVSQKTLNGKELEFYTWEGDLSQLLQNVRDRLNSVADSWTREEKNHCLEETEKSFEFSGCILRLILS